One stretch of Flavobacterium sp. 9 DNA includes these proteins:
- a CDS encoding RagB/SusD family nutrient uptake outer membrane protein, whose protein sequence is MKKYLITSIITLTLFSTISISCSDEFVSPKPQYSIDSENYFNSKEDYNDALVAAYDLLQATYANALLGEIASDNTLAGGESPTDVIGWQQVDDMIHTPVNSNLRDIWNWMFAGVQRANYILEFQNKTDFEGKTQLLAETHFLRAYYQFELVKWFGGIPMKGDARFKVGDEKTVPRSSVAEVYASIEADLIYATANLSPIASQKGRVTKGAAEALLGKAYLYQNKYAQAAASLNNVITSGKYSLVSDYDAIFEMAGENGSESVFEVQYTDVEGAGFTCLQCSEGNVAVGFSGVRNYSGPLFSSGFSFNVPTAEAANSFEAGDKRKNTAILDIAAWAEANKSYDNGKGVTFGKGNEDTGYFNRKYLPRKRSDNAQGDLNLTNPNNYRAIRYADVLLMAAEAYNRGGIDDAKARTYLNQVRRRAFGDNNHDISVSGAALTDFIWAERRSELFGEGQRFFDLVRTGKAVGKIPGFTANKNELFPLPIEEIQFANGNWKQNPGY, encoded by the coding sequence ATGAAAAAGTATTTAATTACATCCATTATAACACTTACGCTATTCTCGACAATAAGTATTTCTTGTTCAGATGAATTTGTAAGTCCAAAACCTCAATATTCTATTGATTCTGAAAATTATTTCAATTCAAAAGAAGATTATAACGACGCTTTAGTTGCCGCTTACGATTTGCTGCAAGCTACTTATGCAAATGCTTTATTAGGAGAAATTGCTTCTGATAATACATTGGCAGGAGGAGAAAGCCCTACAGACGTAATTGGTTGGCAACAAGTAGACGACATGATTCATACGCCGGTAAACAGCAATTTAAGAGATATCTGGAATTGGATGTTTGCAGGAGTTCAAAGAGCCAATTATATTCTTGAATTTCAAAATAAAACCGATTTTGAGGGAAAAACCCAGCTACTCGCAGAAACACATTTTCTACGAGCTTATTACCAGTTTGAGTTAGTTAAATGGTTTGGGGGAATCCCGATGAAAGGAGATGCGAGATTTAAAGTTGGAGATGAAAAAACAGTACCACGCTCATCAGTTGCGGAAGTGTATGCTTCTATAGAAGCTGATTTGATTTATGCTACTGCTAATTTATCTCCAATTGCATCTCAAAAAGGACGCGTAACGAAAGGTGCTGCTGAAGCATTATTAGGAAAAGCTTATTTATATCAAAATAAATATGCTCAAGCTGCTGCTTCTCTTAATAACGTAATCACTTCCGGAAAATACAGTTTAGTATCGGATTATGATGCGATTTTTGAAATGGCGGGAGAAAACGGATCAGAATCTGTTTTTGAAGTACAATATACAGATGTTGAAGGAGCAGGTTTTACTTGTTTACAATGTAGTGAAGGAAACGTTGCAGTTGGTTTTAGCGGAGTAAGAAATTATTCTGGGCCACTTTTTTCTTCTGGATTTAGTTTTAATGTTCCAACTGCAGAAGCTGCAAACTCTTTTGAAGCAGGAGATAAACGTAAAAATACTGCTATTCTTGATATCGCAGCTTGGGCTGAAGCCAATAAAAGTTATGATAATGGAAAAGGAGTTACGTTTGGAAAAGGAAACGAAGACACAGGTTATTTCAATAGAAAATATTTGCCAAGAAAAAGAAGCGATAATGCTCAGGGAGATTTGAATTTAACAAACCCTAATAATTACAGAGCAATTCGTTATGCAGATGTTTTATTAATGGCTGCAGAAGCTTATAACCGTGGCGGAATTGACGATGCAAAAGCAAGAACCTATTTAAACCAAGTTAGAAGACGTGCTTTTGGAGATAATAATCATGATATATCAGTTTCAGGAGCTGCACTTACAGATTTTATCTGGGCAGAAAGAAGATCGGAGCTTTTTGGAGAAGGACAGCGTTTCTTTGATTTAGTAAGAACTGGAAAAGCAGTTGGAAAAATACCAGGTTTTACAGCAAATAAAAATGAGTTATTCCCGCTGCCAATTGAAGAAATTCAATTCGCAAATGGAAATTGGAAG